A portion of the Bactrocera neohumeralis isolate Rockhampton chromosome 2, APGP_CSIRO_Bneo_wtdbg2-racon-allhic-juicebox.fasta_v2, whole genome shotgun sequence genome contains these proteins:
- the LOC126767951 gene encoding odorant receptor 83a-like has translation MIPARERNIGKAERCANPNGCISNESRCDLFRYMRGLLYITAIRPIPFEEFLPQRFHRYSVLLNLILDIFIDLMMLHMLVLYLCTIYFNYDNGDLEFLISMGIQALLYFYVIFVKLIYRRVYPDLSNGILDYFNEKYIVHSAVGFSYVTMKAFSEKINKGIKILVVCSISATVFLLFMPIIYRSRTLPLVCWYPVDYKAPFIYEIAYFFQTVAQVQLSALFMVNTAYFMSLCYLLSGQFDILYCSLKNIVATTYIYMGASKSELIELRDKERMPNEEINEYYVTDELPFDLDCLPHVLNSTDTARPRSFREAFKYALRPCVEHHIFIMDVLRKMERLFNFIWLMKTFVVTLYLCISAFNIVKLSEGKTFLKLVSLSHYLFLGLSELFMTCYASEIIYIGSQRCGEALLRSPWYLHLREVRADYLLFLTSAQKTFEFTAGKLYPLRLEKFRGIITTSFSFFTLLRSMDKGE, from the exons ATGATTCCAGCAAGGGAACGAAATATCGGTAAAGCCGAGCGTTGTGCTAACCCGAACGGTTGCATATCGAACGAAAGTCGTTGCGATCTATTCCGATATATGCGTGGGCTTTTGTATATAACTGCGATACGTCCAATACCGTTTGAAGAATTTCTGCCGCAACGCTTTCATCGTTACAGTGTGCTACTTAATTTAATTCTGgacatatttattgatttaatgaTGCTTCACATGTTAGTGCTCTACCTTTGTACTATTTACTTCAATTATGACAATGGAGATTTAGAGTTTCTCATAAGTATGGGCATACAGGCGTTGTTGTACTTTTATGTTATTTTCGTAAAGTTGATTTATCGACGTGTGTACCCCGATCTTAGCAATGGAATTTTAGATTacttcaatgaaaaatatatagttCATTCGGCTGTCG gATTTTCTTACGTCACCATGAAAGCCTTCTCGGAAAAGATCAATAAGggcataaaaatattagttgTCTGCTCTATCTCAGCTACAGTATTTCTATTGTTTATGCCAATTATCTACAGAAGCCGAACGCTGCCGCTGGTCTGTTGGTATCCTGTGGACTATAAG GCACCGTTCATTTACGAAAtcgcttacttttttcaaaCCGTGGCGCAAGTACAACTATCGGCTTTATTTATGGTTAACACCGCTTACTTCATGTCACTTTGTTACTTACTCTCCGGACAATTCGATATTCTGTACTGCAGTTTGAAGAATATAGTGGCAACGACCTACATTTATATGGGTGCAAGCAAAAGTGAATTAAT AGAATTACGAGATAAAGAACGGATGCCAAATGAGGAGATCAATGAGTATTATGTTACGGACGAATTACCTTTCGATTTGGATTGCTTACCTCACGTACTAAATTCAACTGATACAGCGAGACCTCGTAGCTTTCGAGAAGCCTTTAAGTACGCTTTAAGGCCTTGTGTCGAACATCATATTTTCATTATGGATGTTTTGCGTAAAATGGAgagattatttaattttatttggttgATGAAAACGTTTGTGGTCACACTCTACCTTTGCATTTCCGCCTTTAATATAGTCAAG TTATCGGAGGGAAAAACTTTTCTGAAATTAGTTTCTTTAAGTCATTACTTGTTTTTGGGGCTGAGTGAATTATTTATGACTTGCTATGCCAGCGAGATAATCTATATAGGAAGTCAACGCTGCGGTGAGGCTCTATTACGTAGTCCTTGGTACTTGCATCTCCGTGAGGTACGCGCCGATTATCTGTTATTTTTGACGAGTGCTCAAAAAACTTTCGAATTCACGGCTGGCAAACTTTATCCCTTACGTTTGGAAAAGTTTCGTGGG ATTATCACAACATCGTTTTCATTCTTCACTTTGCTGCGGAGCATGGATAAGGGTGAATGA
- the LOC126751353 gene encoding odorant receptor 83a-like: MIPARERNIGKAERCANPNGCISNENRCDLFRYMRWLLYITAIRPIPFEEFLPTRFHRYSVLLNLILDIFLDLMVFHMLVLYLCTIYINYKNGDLDFLISVGIQALLYFYATLVKFIFRRVYPDLTNGILDYFNEEYIVHSAVELRDKEQMPKKEINEYYVTDELPFDLDCLSHVLNSTDTARPRSFREAFKYVLRPCVEHHIFIMDVLRKVERLFSFTWLVKTFEVTLFICMAAFNIVKLSEGKTFLKLFSISHYLFLGLSELFMICYASEIIYIGSQRCGEALLRSPWYLHLREVRADYLLFLTSAQKLSTGKIYPLRLEKFRGVSSLF, from the exons ATGATTCCAGCAAGGGAACGAAATATCGGTAAAGCCGAGCGTTGTGCGAACCCGAACGGTTGCATATCGAACGAAAATCGTTGCGATCTATTCCGATATATGCGTTGGCTTTTGTATATAACTGCGATACGTCCAATACCGTTTGAAGAATTTCTGCCGACCCGCTTTCATCGTTACAGTGTACTACTTAATTTAATTCTGGACATATTTCTCGATTTAATGGTGTTTCATATGTTAGTGCTCTACCTCTGTACTATTTACATCAATTATAAAAATGGCGATTTAGACTTTCTAATAAGTGTGGGCATACAGGCGTTGTTGTACTTTTATGCTACTCTCGTAAAGTTTATTTTTCGACGTGTGTACCCCGATCTTACCAATGGAATTTTGGATTACTTCAATGAAGAATATATAGTTCATTCGGCTGTCG AATTACGAGATAAAGAACAGATGCCAAAGAAGGAGATCAATGAGTATTATGTTACGGACGAATTACCTTTCGATTTGGATTGCTTATCTCACGTACTAAATTCAACTGATACAGCGAGACCTCGTAGCTTTCGAGAAGCCTTTAAGTACGTTTTAAGGCCTTGTGTCGAACATCATATTTTCATTATGGATGTTTTGCGTAAAGTGGAGAGATTATTTAGTTTTACGTGGTTGGTGAAAACGTTTGAGGTCACACTCTTCATTTGCATGGCCGCCTTTAATATAGTCAAG TTATCGGAGGGCAAAACTTTTCTGAAGTTATTTTCTATAAGTCATTACTTGTTTTTGGGGCTGAGTGAATTATTTATGATTTGCTATGCCAGCGAGATAATCTATATAGGAAGTCAACGCTGCGGTGAGGCTCTATTACGTAGTCCTTGGTACTTGCATCTCCGTGAGGTACGCGCCGATTATCTGTTATTTTTGACGAGTGCTCAAAAACTTTCAACTGGCAAAATTTATCCCTTACGATTGGAAAAGTTTCGTGGGGTAAGCAGTTTATTCTGA